One Paenibacillus crassostreae DNA segment encodes these proteins:
- a CDS encoding MarR family winged helix-turn-helix transcriptional regulator → MQTSEFAKLWSQLSKDYKLHMESELAPILTEPQLTVLEVIMERGTMKPSDFIPYLATSPAAVTMLLDRMEKNDLLTRERDSNDRRIVWVSISEKGMQEVDRGMKIRDEFLSTVLNRISSHNQQLLIYLLGKITSRVG, encoded by the coding sequence TTGCAGACTTCTGAATTCGCGAAATTATGGTCCCAGCTCAGCAAAGATTATAAACTGCATATGGAGAGCGAGCTAGCACCTATACTAACAGAACCACAATTAACTGTACTTGAAGTCATAATGGAGCGCGGCACAATGAAACCTTCTGATTTTATCCCCTATTTAGCCACGAGTCCGGCTGCAGTCACGATGCTACTTGATCGGATGGAGAAGAACGATTTATTGACAAGGGAACGTGATAGTAATGACCGACGAATAGTCTGGGTGTCGATCTCTGAGAAGGGAATGCAGGAAGTAGATCGAGGAATGAAAATTCGTGATGAATTTCTGTCCACTGTATTAAATCGTATTTCATCTCATAATCAACAACTACTTATTTATCTTCTAGGTAAGATCACATCAAGGGTTGGTTGA
- the parC gene encoding DNA topoisomerase IV subunit A — translation MSLSEEYLPVYLEEVVGDRFGRYSKYIIQDRAIPDVRDGLKPVQRRILYSMYDSGNMPDKPYRKSAKAVGDVMGNYHPHGDSSIYDGMVRMAQPWKMGHTLIDGHGNWGSIDDDPAAAMRYTEARLSPIALELLRDIEKGTVLFKDNFDNTTQEPTVLPSRYPNLLVNGASGISAGFATEIPPHNLREVIDACIAVMQKPEIELEELMTFIKGPDFPLGGTIMGGEGIMDAYRTGKGRIYLRSKTEIEFMRGGKQQIVITEIPFQVVKSRLVTAMENIRLEKKVEGIAEVRDESGREGLRIVVELKKEADAQGILNYLLKKTDLQVTYNFNMVAIVNKAPHQLGLKPILKAYIDHQREVVMRRTKYDLNKAEDRLHVLEGLVKALNILDEVIAAIKASKNRQDAQNNLQWMFGFTERQADAILILQLYRITNLEITTLTKEMNEIEKKVENLRAIIESDKKLLALIRKELMDIRDKYGIDRRSVIQGEVEEIKVNLEVLVSAEDVIVTLSKDGYIKRTGMQSFTRSGGDRESSGVKDGDYLRQVMELNTLDNLLVFTQKGQYFMLPVHQIPEFKWKDAGTAIVNVIHLSKEDEIVGVIPATTLDDPGKSVVFVTKKGQVKRTELKEYMTTRSGAIAACKVGDEDEIISVTLSDSTKDILLVSKLGMSIRFKEQEVNAMGRVSGGVKGIQLRDGDEIISALWVEEDEGEILTISDIGYAKRSLLVDYLSQSRGGKGLPTFEFKEGKRVKPNGSHLVGAFYCKEPLRICAVSQASVFTEITSDQAPISDRKSIGKHLIHLEKNDQIIDIFVK, via the coding sequence ATGAGCTTATCAGAAGAATATCTACCGGTCTATTTAGAAGAGGTTGTAGGAGATCGTTTCGGCCGGTACTCTAAATATATTATTCAAGATCGTGCCATTCCTGACGTTCGGGATGGATTGAAGCCAGTACAACGTCGGATACTTTATTCGATGTACGATTCAGGGAATATGCCTGACAAACCTTATCGTAAATCGGCCAAAGCAGTCGGTGATGTGATGGGAAATTACCATCCTCACGGAGACTCATCAATATATGATGGGATGGTCCGTATGGCTCAGCCTTGGAAGATGGGGCATACACTTATAGATGGACACGGTAACTGGGGATCTATTGACGATGACCCAGCAGCTGCCATGCGTTATACGGAAGCAAGATTATCTCCCATCGCATTAGAGTTACTGCGTGACATCGAAAAAGGAACGGTATTATTTAAAGATAATTTCGATAACACAACACAAGAGCCTACCGTGTTACCTTCAAGATATCCGAACCTACTCGTCAATGGAGCTAGTGGAATCTCTGCAGGTTTCGCAACGGAAATTCCACCGCATAATTTGCGTGAAGTCATTGATGCGTGTATTGCTGTTATGCAGAAACCTGAGATTGAACTTGAAGAATTGATGACCTTCATCAAAGGACCTGATTTTCCACTTGGTGGAACGATTATGGGTGGAGAAGGCATCATGGATGCTTATCGTACCGGTAAAGGTCGTATTTATTTAAGATCGAAAACAGAAATTGAATTTATGCGCGGTGGCAAGCAACAGATTGTTATTACGGAGATTCCTTTTCAGGTAGTTAAATCACGCCTAGTTACAGCTATGGAGAATATCCGCTTAGAGAAAAAGGTAGAGGGTATTGCTGAAGTGCGCGATGAAAGCGGACGTGAAGGGTTGCGTATTGTTGTCGAATTAAAGAAAGAAGCCGATGCACAAGGAATTTTGAATTATTTATTGAAAAAAACAGACCTTCAAGTAACGTATAACTTTAATATGGTTGCGATTGTTAACAAAGCCCCTCACCAATTAGGATTAAAACCGATTCTGAAAGCTTATATTGATCATCAACGTGAAGTCGTTATGCGTAGAACTAAATATGATCTTAACAAAGCAGAGGATCGCTTGCATGTCCTAGAAGGGCTAGTGAAGGCACTTAACATCCTTGATGAGGTTATTGCAGCGATTAAGGCTTCCAAGAACCGACAGGATGCTCAGAACAACTTACAGTGGATGTTTGGGTTCACCGAACGTCAGGCAGATGCCATTCTAATTTTACAATTATATCGCATTACGAATCTAGAGATCACGACTTTAACGAAAGAAATGAACGAGATTGAGAAGAAGGTTGAAAATCTACGGGCCATTATTGAAAGTGATAAGAAGTTGCTCGCATTGATTCGTAAAGAATTAATGGATATAAGAGATAAGTATGGAATAGATCGTCGTTCTGTTATTCAGGGTGAAGTAGAAGAGATTAAAGTGAATCTCGAAGTTCTCGTAAGTGCAGAAGATGTTATCGTGACCCTTTCAAAAGACGGATATATCAAGCGTACGGGAATGCAATCTTTCACGCGTTCAGGTGGGGATCGAGAAAGTTCTGGTGTGAAAGATGGCGATTACCTAAGACAAGTGATGGAGCTTAATACACTTGATAATTTGTTAGTCTTTACGCAAAAAGGTCAATACTTCATGCTACCGGTTCACCAAATCCCTGAATTTAAATGGAAAGATGCAGGTACCGCGATTGTTAATGTCATACATTTGTCTAAAGAGGATGAGATCGTAGGCGTTATTCCTGCTACAACGTTAGATGATCCAGGTAAAAGCGTTGTATTTGTTACGAAAAAAGGACAAGTGAAACGTACAGAATTGAAAGAATACATGACCACTCGTTCAGGTGCAATTGCTGCTTGTAAAGTTGGAGATGAAGATGAAATCATCTCTGTGACACTGAGTGATAGTACAAAGGATATTCTCCTAGTTAGTAAATTAGGAATGAGTATTCGCTTCAAGGAACAAGAAGTAAACGCGATGGGTCGTGTATCTGGTGGCGTTAAGGGAATTCAGTTACGTGATGGTGACGAGATCATCTCAGCCCTCTGGGTAGAGGAAGATGAAGGTGAGATTCTGACGATTAGTGATATTGGTTATGCTAAACGGTCACTATTAGTCGATTATTTATCACAAAGTCGTGGGGGTAAAGGATTACCAACCTTCGAATTTAAAGAAGGCAAACGTGTGAAACCGAATGGTAGCCATTTAGTAGGGGCTTTCTACTGCAAAGAGCCATTAAGGATTTGTGCGGTCAGTCAAGCTAGTGTATTTACTGAAATTACATCCGATCAGGCACCTATTTCAGATCGTAAATCAATTGGTAAGCATCTAATTCACCTAGAGAAGAATGATCAAATCATTGATATATTTGTGAAATAA